AGCAAAGAATGGATGGGTGGATGAGAAAAAGGTAGTTGCAGAGATGTTAACTGCGATTAGAAGAGCCGGAGCAGACCTGATAATAACTTATTATGCTAAAGAGTATGCAATGTGGCTGAAAAAATGAAATAACAAATTATTTATCTTAATATCTATTTACTATACAACTATGAATCAGCAAAGTTTAGTTTTAGAGTTAGCAAGAGCAATTGAAAAAGCTGAAACTGAGTTGCCTGAAGATGTTATACATTTTTTAAAAAATGCAAAAACGGGTGAAAAGAATGAAACTACTCTATCCCAACTAAATGCAATTTTAAAAAACATAGATTTTGCAAAGTCAAATAAATTACCGATTTGCCAGGATACTGGCACAATGACTTTTTATGTGGATCTGGGATTTGATTTTCCGTTTGCAAAAGAGCTTTATTCTGCGATGTTAGAAGCCACCAAGAAAGTAACGGCATCGTTGCCTTTACGTTCAAATACGACAGATCCTTTCACCGGCAAGAACACAGAGACAAACGTTGGGAAAAATGTTCCAAATATAAACTGGAACATGGTTGATGGATCTGATGCAATCATACATATTTTGCCAAAAGGTGGAGGAAGCGAGAACATGTCCGGATTAGGAATGCTTAAACCCGGAGAAGGAATAAAAGGCATAAAGAAATTTGTGGTCGAGCATGTGATAAAATCAGGAGCATACCCCTGTCCGCCAACGATTCTCGGGATCGGAATAGGTGGAGGGTCTGAGCTTTCTTTGATACTTGCAAAAAGATCTTTATTGCGAGAGCTGGGTGAGCGAAACCCGGAGCCAGAGGTTGCCAAGCTGGAGCTTGATCTTTTAGAGTTACTGAACAAAACTGACATAGGAACAATGGGCTATGGGGGCAATGTATCGGTATTAGATGTGCATATAGAGTATGCATCAAGACNNNNNNNNNNNNNNNNNNNNNNNNNNNNNNNNNNNNNNNNNNNNNNNNNNNNNNNNNNNNNNNNNNNNNNNNNNNNNNNNNNNNNNNNNNNNNNNNNNNCCCGGAGCCAGAGGTTGCCAAGCTGGAGCTTGATCTTTTAGAGTTACTGAACAAAACTGACATAGGAACAATGGGCTATGGGGGCAATGTATCGGTATTAGATGTGCATATAGAGTATGCATCAAGACATCCGGCATCGTTGCCGGTAGGCATAGTGACACAGTGCTGGGCTGACCGCAGAGCTACCATAAAGGTTGATAAAATTGGAAATATAGACTCAAATTATCGCCCGGCGAGGAAATAATAAACAGGAGTGTGAATAAAAATGGAAATGCATATTAAGGTTCCGGATCAGATTGATAATATTGTAAAGTTGAAGGTTGGAGACATATTATATGTTACAGGCAAGATATTTACGGCAAGAGATGAAGCACATGTACATATGTTAGAACTTGCCGAAAAAAAAGAGAAGATCGCTTTTGATCCATCAAAAATGGTGATGTACCATTGT
This genomic interval from Thermoplasmata archaeon contains the following:
- a CDS encoding fumarate hydratase produces the protein MNQQSLVLELARAIEKAETELPEDVIHFLKNAKTGEKNETTLSQLNAILKNIDFAKSNKLPICQDTGTMTFYVDLGFDFPFAKELYSAMLEATKKVTASLPLRSNTTDPFTGKNTETNVGKNVPNINWNMVDGSDAIIHILPKGGGSENMSGLGMLKPGEGIKGIKKFVVEHVIKSGAYPCPPTILGIGIGGGSELSLILAKRSLLRELGERNPEPEVAKLELDLLELLNKTDIGTMGYGGNVSVLDVHIEYASR
- a CDS encoding fumarate hydratase, yielding PEPEVAKLELDLLELLNKTDIGTMGYGGNVSVLDVHIEYASRHPASLPVGIVTQCWADRRATIKVDKIGNIDSNYRPARK